From the genome of bacterium, one region includes:
- the secA gene encoding preprotein translocase subunit SecA, with the protein MIKLIAQKIFGTTNERELKRIVPIVESVNSLEPSMQALDDAALKGKTGQFKERLKQGETLDDLLPEAFAVVREASVRLLGMRHFDVQIVGGVILHQGKIAEMKTGEGKTLVATLPVYLNALTGAGVHVVTVNDYLAGRDSEWMGTIYRFLGLEVGVIQHDMGDLERKKAYGADVIYGTNNEFGFDYLRDNMKFSLEDYVQRDLVYAIVDEVDSILVDEARTPLIISGLAEDSTDKYYNINTIMPRLKEEIHFTKDEKARSVVLTEEGVERVEKLLGVDNLYDPATIEINHHVQQALKAHALFKRDVDYVVKDNQVLIVDEFTGRLMPGRRYSDGLHQALEAKEGVKIESENQTLASITFQNYFRMYDKLAGMTGTADTEAAEFKNIYNLDVAVIPTNMPMIRVDNPDLIYRTVKEKYNAVVDEIADCQHRGQPVLVGTASIESSELLSRMMKREGIAHNVLNAKHHEREADIVAQAGRAGAVTVATNMAGRGTDIVLGGNPGFLAKHKVKDTDSEEYVKVLEEMQKLCDQERISVLEAGGLHILGTERHESRRIDNQLRGRSGRQGDPGSSRFFLSLEDDLMRIFGSERISGLMERLGMTEGQEIENRMVSKAIENAQKRVEGHNFDIRKHILEYDDVMNMQRESVYGQRREILGTENLSEWIDDLVQETIEEMVQFHIDPKAHYDEWDLDGLGDRFFAVFGFKPTMSSFEADVDAFEEGLLALTREKYAAREAEFGPETMRILEKNFFLQVLDGQWKDHLYGMDQLREGIGLRGYGQKDPLSEYKMEGYAMFEAMMDRVREDTIRILFLIQMAEEENIPQRRQQHFSMTRGPVEDAFSPGQPRAPAPGQGQPVQQTVKRDGRKVGRNEPCPCGSGKKYKKCCGVNA; encoded by the coding sequence ATGATCAAACTTATCGCTCAAAAAATATTCGGTACTACAAACGAAAGGGAGCTTAAACGGATCGTTCCCATTGTGGAGAGTGTAAACAGCCTGGAACCTTCCATGCAGGCCCTGGATGATGCTGCCCTGAAAGGAAAAACAGGTCAGTTCAAGGAACGCCTGAAGCAGGGAGAAACGCTGGACGACCTGCTTCCGGAGGCTTTCGCTGTGGTAAGGGAGGCATCCGTAAGGCTTCTGGGTATGAGGCATTTCGACGTTCAGATCGTGGGCGGGGTAATTCTTCACCAGGGAAAGATCGCCGAGATGAAAACCGGGGAGGGAAAGACCCTTGTTGCTACTCTTCCGGTATATCTCAACGCCCTTACAGGGGCCGGTGTTCACGTGGTGACAGTGAACGACTATCTGGCTGGCAGGGATTCCGAATGGATGGGGACTATCTATAGATTCCTCGGCCTGGAAGTTGGTGTTATTCAGCACGACATGGGAGACCTGGAGAGAAAAAAGGCTTACGGGGCCGATGTGATCTACGGGACAAACAACGAGTTCGGCTTCGATTATCTCAGGGACAATATGAAATTCTCCCTGGAGGATTATGTCCAGAGGGATCTGGTCTATGCCATCGTGGACGAGGTCGATAGTATCCTGGTGGATGAAGCCCGTACCCCTCTCATCATATCCGGTCTGGCGGAGGACTCCACTGACAAGTACTACAATATTAACACCATCATGCCCCGCCTGAAGGAGGAGATTCACTTTACAAAGGACGAGAAGGCCAGGAGCGTTGTTCTCACCGAAGAAGGTGTTGAGCGCGTAGAAAAGCTTCTGGGCGTCGATAACCTCTATGATCCGGCAACTATCGAGATCAATCACCACGTTCAACAGGCGTTAAAGGCCCACGCTCTTTTCAAAAGGGATGTGGATTATGTCGTCAAGGACAACCAGGTGCTCATCGTGGACGAATTTACCGGTCGTCTCATGCCTGGAAGACGTTACAGCGATGGGCTGCATCAGGCTTTGGAAGCTAAAGAGGGGGTCAAGATCGAGAGCGAAAACCAGACCCTTGCGTCCATCACCTTCCAGAACTACTTCCGCATGTATGACAAGCTGGCAGGTATGACTGGGACAGCGGATACGGAAGCGGCTGAGTTCAAGAACATCTACAATCTGGATGTGGCTGTGATCCCTACCAACATGCCCATGATCCGCGTGGATAACCCGGACCTCATTTATCGCACCGTGAAGGAGAAGTACAATGCGGTTGTTGACGAGATAGCCGACTGCCAGCACCGGGGCCAACCTGTTCTGGTGGGCACCGCCTCCATCGAGAGTTCCGAACTTCTCTCCAGGATGATGAAAAGGGAGGGGATCGCTCACAACGTCCTCAACGCCAAGCACCATGAACGAGAGGCTGATATTGTGGCCCAGGCGGGAAGGGCGGGTGCCGTAACCGTGGCCACCAACATGGCGGGACGGGGAACGGATATCGTGTTGGGAGGCAACCCGGGCTTTCTTGCAAAGCACAAAGTCAAGGACACCGATTCGGAGGAGTACGTGAAGGTCCTGGAAGAGATGCAGAAACTTTGCGACCAGGAGCGCATCTCCGTCCTGGAAGCGGGAGGCCTGCATATCCTGGGGACAGAACGACATGAGAGCAGGAGGATCGATAACCAGCTGCGGGGACGGTCTGGTCGTCAGGGGGACCCGGGCAGTTCCAGGTTTTTTCTGAGCCTGGAAGACGATCTCATGCGCATTTTCGGTTCCGAGCGGATCTCCGGACTCATGGAGCGGCTGGGGATGACTGAGGGGCAGGAGATCGAGAACAGGATGGTTTCCAAGGCCATTGAGAACGCCCAAAAGAGGGTCGAGGGCCACAACTTCGACATCAGGAAACACATCCTCGAATACGACGATGTCATGAATATGCAGCGCGAATCGGTTTACGGGCAGAGAAGGGAGATCCTGGGAACGGAAAATCTGTCTGAATGGATCGATGATCTGGTCCAGGAGACGATCGAGGAAATGGTCCAGTTCCATATCGACCCCAAGGCTCACTACGACGAATGGGATCTGGATGGGCTGGGTGATCGCTTCTTTGCCGTTTTCGGTTTCAAACCCACGATGAGCTCTTTCGAAGCTGATGTGGATGCCTTTGAAGAGGGGCTCCTGGCCCTCACCAGGGAGAAATACGCGGCCAGGGAGGCTGAGTTTGGTCCCGAGACGATGCGGATCCTGGAGAAAAACTTCTTCCTGCAGGTCCTGGACGGGCAGTGGAAGGATCATCTGTACGGCATGGATCAGCTCAGGGAGGGGATCGGGCTGAGGGGATATGGCCAGAAAGACCCTCTTTCAGAGTACAAAATGGAAGGTTACGCAATGTTCGAGGCCATGATGGACAGGGTCAGGGAGGATACGATCCGTATCCTTTTCCTTATCCAGATGGCTGAGGAGGAGAATATCCCCCAGAGGCGACAGCAGCACTTCTCCATGACGAGGGGCCCCGTGGAGGATGCCTTCTCCCCGGGCCAGCCCAGGGCGCCGGCTCCGGGGCAGGGGCAACCGGTACAACAAACGGTAAAAAGGGACGGCCGCAAGGTGGGCAGGAACGAACCGTGTCCCTGCGGCTCGGGGAAGAAGTACAAGAAGTGCTGTGGAGTAAATGCCTAA
- a CDS encoding M23 family metallopeptidase: MNKKKYTIMILPDETTRVRKYRVPRSMVRGFIVILAIFSLGLGYLVTDYYGVKKMVAELDRLRLEARQQQQQLVTFAKSFDDLQGEMTRLRQFDMKLRVMADLDGVVYPEQIMGIGGENPEPFNPLEGELSFQDQTIISSMNRSMDRFKTEVSIQERSFQELVEYLEDQKSLLASTPSIWPVKGWLTSIFGYRSSPFTGRRELHKGLDIATRSGTPIIAPADGLVVFAGREGGFGNMVILDHGYGITTRFGHCSSLDAKLGQKVKRGDVIARIGSTGRSTGPHVHYEVAVNGVSVNPSRYILN, from the coding sequence GTGAATAAAAAGAAATATACGATCATGATCCTGCCCGATGAGACTACGCGGGTAAGGAAATACAGGGTTCCCAGATCCATGGTCAGGGGATTTATAGTGATCCTCGCTATCTTTTCCCTTGGCTTGGGATATCTGGTTACTGACTATTACGGTGTCAAGAAGATGGTGGCTGAACTTGACAGGCTGCGCCTGGAGGCACGCCAGCAGCAGCAGCAGCTGGTCACTTTCGCCAAATCCTTTGATGATCTCCAGGGAGAAATGACCAGGCTCAGGCAGTTCGATATGAAGCTGAGGGTCATGGCTGATCTGGACGGTGTGGTCTACCCCGAGCAGATCATGGGTATTGGCGGTGAGAACCCGGAACCGTTCAACCCTCTGGAGGGAGAACTTTCCTTCCAGGACCAGACCATCATCAGCAGCATGAACAGGAGCATGGACCGTTTCAAGACAGAGGTCAGTATCCAGGAGAGAAGCTTCCAGGAACTTGTGGAGTATCTGGAAGATCAGAAGTCACTCCTCGCTTCAACACCCTCTATCTGGCCGGTCAAAGGATGGTTGACCTCTATTTTCGGCTACCGTTCCTCTCCCTTTACCGGCAGGCGTGAATTGCACAAGGGGCTCGATATTGCCACAAGAAGTGGTACGCCTATTATCGCACCCGCTGACGGTCTCGTCGTATTTGCCGGCCGCGAGGGCGGTTTTGGCAACATGGTCATCCTCGACCACGGTTATGGAATAACCACCAGGTTCGGCCACTGTTCCTCTCTTGATGCCAAATTGGGACAGAAGGTCAAGAGGGGTGATGTGATCGCCCGTATCGGCAGTACGGGGAGGAGCACCGGTCCCCACGTTCACTATGAAGTGGCTGTAAACGGAGTGTCAGTCAACCCGTCCAGATACATACTGAACTGA
- a CDS encoding TldD/PmbA family protein, with product MYNHDIEKIASQIEETARRNGADEAECMVRRSHSLRIEVKEGKPEGVRRSEETSAALRVLLDGKRQGFAFTTAPDEAGYADLARDAIDAARLLPPVEENRFSSSGEIGSTEGLYDAGGVEMSFQDKLLLASEAEAAVMDTDDRVEQAHKPAYQEQRKGTAIASGGRVWFYEDSIFSLSVQAVAREGEESQSGHDFMVSRRLADLAPGQVGQNAAAEAVQLLGGLPPETGTYPALFPPKVALDLLGALISSFSAEEMQKGRSRLVDKRGERLFSEVLTIVDDGTIPWRTGSVPFDDERVPPVPRKLVDSGVVTGCMHTLKTAARWSEEPTGNASRGALTGAPVPGPSNLYIQKGTRSIDSMVPPGLSVKFNSLLGAHTMDSVSGDFSLGAAGYILHDGEPVRPFRNGTVSGNLFDLMASLAGVGDDLSFYGSLGSPTLLFESVIVSGS from the coding sequence ATGTATAATCATGATATTGAAAAAATAGCCTCCCAAATAGAAGAAACAGCCCGCAGGAACGGCGCCGATGAAGCGGAGTGTATGGTCCGCCGAAGCCACTCCCTGCGTATTGAGGTAAAGGAAGGCAAACCTGAGGGAGTAAGGCGCAGCGAAGAGACCTCAGCTGCCCTTAGGGTTTTGCTTGACGGTAAGCGGCAGGGGTTCGCCTTCACTACAGCTCCCGATGAGGCAGGTTATGCTGACCTGGCCCGGGATGCCATTGACGCCGCCCGTCTTTTGCCCCCAGTGGAGGAGAACCGCTTCTCCAGCTCAGGGGAAATAGGGTCGACAGAGGGCCTTTACGACGCCGGGGGGGTTGAAATGTCCTTCCAGGACAAGCTCCTCCTCGCCTCGGAAGCAGAGGCGGCGGTCATGGATACCGATGACCGCGTCGAACAGGCCCACAAACCTGCCTACCAGGAGCAGCGCAAGGGCACCGCCATCGCCTCGGGAGGGCGTGTCTGGTTTTATGAGGATTCCATCTTTTCCCTGTCCGTGCAGGCGGTGGCCAGGGAGGGGGAAGAATCCCAATCGGGGCACGATTTCATGGTGTCCAGGAGGCTTGCCGACCTGGCACCCGGACAAGTGGGGCAGAACGCTGCTGCCGAAGCGGTACAGCTGTTGGGCGGGTTGCCGCCAGAAACGGGGACCTACCCGGCCCTGTTCCCCCCCAAGGTCGCTCTTGATCTCCTCGGGGCCCTGATCTCTTCTTTTTCTGCCGAGGAGATGCAAAAGGGTCGGTCCCGATTGGTCGATAAAAGAGGGGAAAGGCTTTTTTCGGAAGTTCTCACCATTGTTGACGATGGAACCATACCCTGGAGGACAGGTTCGGTGCCCTTTGACGACGAGAGAGTGCCTCCTGTGCCGAGAAAACTTGTGGACAGCGGTGTCGTTACTGGCTGTATGCACACCCTCAAGACGGCGGCAAGGTGGTCTGAAGAGCCCACGGGAAACGCTTCCAGAGGAGCCCTAACCGGCGCTCCTGTGCCGGGACCTTCCAACCTCTATATCCAGAAGGGAACCCGTTCTATTGATTCGATGGTGCCTCCGGGCCTCTCGGTGAAGTTCAATAGCCTGCTGGGTGCTCACACGATGGACAGCGTCTCCGGGGATTTTTCCCTTGGCGCTGCTGGCTATATCCTTCATGATGGGGAACCTGTACGGCCTTTCAGGAACGGCACGGTGAGCGGGAATCTGTTCGATCTGATGGCCTCCCTTGCAGGTGTCGGAGATGACCTTTCCTTTTACGGGTCTCTGGGCTCACCGACTCTGCTGTTCGAATCGGTCATTGTCTCGGGCAGTTAA
- a CDS encoding N-acetyltransferase — translation MNLRKARMGDVPVIHTLVNSFATRGEMLGRSRSELYEGLRDFFVVEQDGGDGRVVGCSALHINWEDLAEVRSLAVAPELQGKGIGKTLVNACIEEARSLGIARIYALTYRPGFFEGVGFSKVPKESLPQKVWRDCLKCPQFPNCDEDAMIMELF, via the coding sequence ATGAATTTAAGGAAGGCGAGGATGGGGGATGTCCCCGTGATCCACACCCTGGTGAACTCCTTTGCTACCCGGGGCGAGATGCTGGGCCGGTCCCGCAGCGAACTTTACGAGGGGCTACGGGACTTCTTCGTGGTCGAACAGGACGGTGGGGACGGTAGGGTAGTAGGATGCTCAGCCCTCCACATCAACTGGGAGGATCTTGCCGAGGTGAGATCCCTTGCCGTGGCACCGGAACTGCAGGGAAAGGGTATAGGAAAGACCCTTGTTAACGCATGCATTGAGGAAGCAAGGTCCCTGGGCATCGCCCGTATATACGCCCTGACTTACAGACCCGGGTTCTTCGAAGGGGTAGGTTTCTCAAAGGTTCCCAAGGAGTCTCTCCCCCAAAAGGTTTGGAGGGACTGCCTTAAGTGCCCACAGTTTCCCAATTGCGATGAGGATGCCATGATCATGGAGCTTTTCTGA
- the recN gene encoding DNA repair protein RecN, with protein sequence MLEFLSIKGFAIIDELALPFNPGLTVLTGETGAGKSIIVDALQAVLGEKVYGSVVRSGEDSASVQAVFRDPGANLPEGISCVDDEIMILREIRREGRGRASVNGTMITIPHLKEMGDHMVDLHGQHEHQSLLKTAVHLQALDSFASLENKKQEFSLVFRELVKTRERLDTIERDKKDRLARLDYLRYVTKELQSAELDPDEEERLCEEEGILGAAEKLLHTASTALEELYQGEGSVVETVRGSAGNLKQMMETDGRLREVVELIEGAGAQLEEAGHFLRDYTGAVQADPHRLQEIHERLAVISTLRKKYGPSMKEVLGTLEEARQELALIEEGDTDLETLQSRELDLAARAGKLAFGLSQDRKKKALLLESSVKTELQDLAMEKVRFSVAFQENDMSETGIDEAEFLISPNPGEPLMPLRKIASGGELSRVMLALKKILAGADGVGTLVFDEVDAGIGGRVAAVLGRKLQNIASHHQVLCITHLAPVAACAHHHIVVEKSEERGRTVVRTRYLDDDERVDELARMMGGIEVSSGIVRSARELLEGARG encoded by the coding sequence TTGCTCGAATTTCTTTCAATAAAAGGTTTCGCCATCATCGACGAACTGGCTTTGCCCTTCAATCCCGGGTTGACCGTACTCACGGGTGAGACCGGGGCCGGGAAGTCGATCATCGTCGATGCCCTTCAGGCCGTCCTTGGTGAAAAGGTGTATGGGTCCGTAGTGAGGTCCGGGGAAGATTCTGCCAGTGTACAGGCGGTCTTCCGGGACCCTGGAGCCAACCTCCCTGAAGGGATCAGCTGCGTGGACGACGAGATAATGATCCTCCGGGAGATCCGCAGGGAGGGGCGAGGACGGGCTTCGGTCAACGGCACGATGATCACGATCCCTCATCTCAAAGAGATGGGGGATCACATGGTGGACCTGCACGGCCAGCATGAGCACCAATCTTTGCTCAAAACCGCTGTTCATCTGCAGGCTCTGGATTCCTTTGCCTCCCTTGAAAACAAGAAGCAGGAGTTTTCCCTGGTTTTTCGGGAGCTTGTGAAGACCAGGGAACGACTCGACACCATAGAAAGGGACAAAAAGGACCGTCTGGCCAGGTTGGATTACCTGCGTTACGTTACTAAAGAACTCCAATCCGCGGAACTGGATCCGGATGAAGAGGAGAGACTTTGTGAGGAGGAAGGCATCCTGGGGGCTGCTGAAAAATTGCTGCATACAGCCTCTACTGCTCTGGAGGAGCTTTATCAGGGTGAGGGTTCCGTCGTGGAAACGGTTCGCGGTTCTGCCGGAAATCTGAAACAGATGATGGAGACAGACGGCAGGCTGCGTGAAGTTGTGGAATTGATCGAAGGTGCAGGGGCACAGCTGGAGGAGGCCGGGCATTTTCTGAGGGACTACACGGGAGCGGTCCAGGCCGACCCTCACCGTCTCCAGGAGATCCATGAACGCCTGGCTGTTATCTCGACCCTCAGGAAAAAATACGGTCCCTCCATGAAAGAGGTCCTGGGGACCCTGGAAGAGGCGAGACAGGAGCTTGCTCTCATCGAGGAGGGAGACACTGATCTCGAGACGTTGCAATCCCGGGAGCTGGATCTGGCAGCCCGTGCCGGGAAGCTGGCTTTTGGCCTGAGCCAGGACAGGAAAAAAAAGGCTCTATTGCTGGAAAGCTCGGTCAAGACGGAGCTGCAGGATCTCGCCATGGAGAAGGTAAGGTTCTCGGTCGCTTTTCAGGAAAATGATATGAGCGAAACGGGGATCGATGAGGCCGAGTTTCTCATTTCTCCCAACCCTGGAGAACCTCTGATGCCTCTGAGGAAGATCGCGTCAGGGGGGGAGTTGTCAAGGGTGATGCTGGCCTTAAAAAAGATCCTCGCCGGAGCTGACGGGGTGGGGACACTGGTCTTCGATGAGGTTGATGCCGGCATCGGGGGCAGAGTGGCGGCTGTTCTCGGCCGCAAGCTGCAGAACATTGCCAGCCACCACCAGGTCCTTTGTATTACGCACCTGGCTCCTGTGGCAGCCTGCGCCCATCACCACATCGTGGTAGAAAAATCCGAGGAAAGAGGCAGGACGGTGGTCAGGACGCGGTATCTGGACGATGATGAGCGGGTGGACGAACTGGCCCGGATGATGGGTGGAATTGAGGTGTCCTCGGGGATCGTCAGATCGGCGAGGGAACTTTTGGAGGGGGCTCGTGGCTGA
- a CDS encoding NAD(+)/NADH kinase, with protein MPEMKEIGIITKTTSVHADEVMGKLVPWLTGRGVKVRIQEDYRGLADGDSIAVPREHVSDGVDMVLVLGGDGTLLSAARLLEGTNEPILGINLGSLGFLTELGLDELFEALERVLEGEYTIESRVRLEASLHRAGEQIGQYQVLNDVVINKGALARIIDLETFVDGHKVTNYQADGLIISTPTGSTAYSLAAGGPIIEPTLDAFVISPICPHTLTNRPLVISGRSRVALCLLSDSGAVFLTLDGQEGTRLKQGDCVRVRASDQKVNLIRTGVRNFYDVLGAKLHWGHR; from the coding sequence ATGCCTGAAATGAAGGAGATCGGGATCATAACGAAAACCACCAGTGTCCACGCTGACGAAGTCATGGGGAAGCTCGTTCCTTGGCTCACCGGCCGCGGGGTGAAGGTTCGCATTCAGGAGGATTACAGGGGGTTGGCCGATGGAGATTCCATCGCTGTCCCGAGAGAGCATGTTTCGGACGGGGTTGATATGGTTCTTGTCCTCGGGGGAGACGGCACTCTTCTTTCCGCCGCCCGGCTACTGGAAGGAACGAACGAGCCCATCCTCGGGATCAACCTTGGGTCCCTTGGTTTTCTCACTGAACTTGGACTGGATGAGCTTTTCGAGGCCCTCGAAAGAGTTCTGGAGGGGGAGTATACCATTGAGTCCAGGGTCCGCCTCGAGGCATCCCTTCATCGTGCAGGTGAGCAGATCGGCCAATACCAGGTCCTGAACGATGTGGTCATCAACAAAGGCGCGTTAGCCAGGATCATCGATCTGGAGACATTTGTTGACGGCCATAAGGTGACGAACTATCAGGCGGACGGCCTCATTATCAGCACTCCGACCGGATCGACAGCCTATTCTCTGGCGGCAGGAGGACCGATCATAGAACCCACACTGGATGCGTTCGTGATCTCTCCCATTTGTCCTCACACCCTGACCAACCGCCCTCTGGTAATTTCTGGCCGATCCAGAGTGGCGTTGTGTCTGCTCAGCGATTCCGGTGCGGTGTTTCTCACCCTCGACGGGCAGGAGGGGACAAGACTCAAGCAGGGGGATTGCGTCCGAGTCAGGGCTTCGGACCAGAAGGTCAACCTTATCCGGACCGGGGTCAGAAACTTCTATGATGTTCTGGGTGCGAAGCTGCATTGGGGACATCGATGA
- a CDS encoding TlyA family RNA methyltransferase produces MAKSKRADLLLVERGLAETRTRAQALILSGRVYSKESRIEKAGTRLDPDVSLTVRETLPYVSRGGLKLHAALAHFGIDPTGARCLDVGASTGGFTDCLLKAGAAEVFAVDVGYGQLDWKLRNDDRVTVLERTNFRNIDDEALPHGLDMAVADVSFISLRLILPRLGIFLKAGARVVVLIKPQFEAGREKVGKGGVVRDPMVHKEVVHDVLEAAAGEGFTSRGSMESPIKGPKGNVEFLAYLIWQGEG; encoded by the coding sequence GTGGCGAAATCCAAAAGAGCTGATCTCCTCCTGGTTGAAAGGGGGCTGGCGGAAACGAGAACCCGGGCCCAGGCGCTCATTCTCTCCGGCCGTGTCTATTCGAAGGAATCAAGGATCGAAAAGGCGGGTACCCGTCTGGACCCCGATGTTTCCCTTACCGTCAGAGAGACGCTTCCCTATGTCAGCCGGGGAGGGCTGAAGCTTCACGCTGCCCTTGCGCATTTCGGGATCGACCCCACCGGAGCCAGGTGCCTCGATGTGGGAGCGTCCACCGGTGGATTTACTGACTGTCTCCTGAAGGCCGGCGCAGCTGAGGTTTTCGCTGTTGACGTTGGCTATGGGCAGCTGGACTGGAAGCTGAGAAACGATGACAGGGTCACTGTCCTGGAAAGGACAAACTTCAGGAATATCGACGATGAAGCGCTTCCCCACGGCCTGGACATGGCGGTAGCGGACGTTTCATTTATTTCCCTCCGGCTTATCCTGCCCCGACTGGGGATTTTCCTGAAGGCGGGGGCTCGGGTCGTGGTGCTTATCAAACCTCAGTTCGAGGCAGGCAGAGAGAAGGTAGGGAAGGGGGGGGTCGTAAGAGATCCGATGGTTCACAAGGAAGTTGTTCACGATGTTCTCGAGGCGGCTGCCGGAGAGGGGTTTACCTCCAGGGGCAGTATGGAGTCACCCATTAAGGGCCCCAAGGGGAATGTGGAATTTCTTGCCTATCTGATCTGGCAAGGGGAGGGTTAG
- the dxs gene encoding 1-deoxy-D-xylulose-5-phosphate synthase, with translation MSGKVLEINPILPTINSPADLWGLDVKQLEQLAAEVRTVILDVVSTNGGHLASNLGAVELTLALHHVFRMPQDKVIWDVGHQAYTHKLLTGRRDRFTTLRTKGGISGFPKRKESLYDVFDVGHSGTSISAALGVAEAMRHQGEEGKVVAVIGDGSMTAGLALEGLNQGGELGNKLVVILNDNEMSIAPNVGAMSSYLSRMLTGNPVNRVKKVTENFLKSIPRVGEHFLHIAQRAEDAFKALIYPGMVFEELGYEYIGPIKGHRLDRLIEALTNARRMDGPVLVHVETEKGKGYELAEKNPMAFHGIGPFDLETGLAFKNDGPPSYTSVFSKALVQAAGRDDRIIAITAAMPEGTGLDLFAREFPDRFYDVGIAEQHGVTFAAGLATRGFRPVVAIYSTFLQRAYDQIVHDVCLQDLPVIFAMDRGGLVGEDGPTHHGTFDLSYLRHIPNLTFMAPRDEAALVQALATSLSLDGPSAFRYPRGTGEGVTIPEPAPWEVGTGELLREGADVLLVGVGSTVHPCMAAAEALEAERISVAVIDARFIKPLDSDLIFQWARECRVTLTVEENVLQGGFGSAVIEAASDNGETFTIHRLGLPDSFLEQATLKELRSELKIDADGIGATVKEVLSGGEIQKS, from the coding sequence TTGAGCGGCAAGGTTTTGGAAATAAACCCTATTCTTCCCACCATAAACTCCCCTGCCGATCTATGGGGCCTGGATGTCAAGCAGCTTGAACAGCTGGCAGCCGAGGTGCGTACAGTTATCCTCGATGTGGTCTCCACCAACGGCGGTCACCTGGCATCGAACCTCGGGGCTGTGGAACTGACCCTGGCTCTTCATCACGTCTTCCGGATGCCCCAGGACAAGGTCATCTGGGATGTGGGGCACCAGGCGTACACCCACAAGCTCCTCACGGGTCGAAGGGACAGGTTCACCACCCTGCGCACAAAAGGCGGCATCAGCGGTTTTCCCAAGAGGAAAGAAAGCCTTTACGATGTTTTCGATGTCGGGCACAGCGGCACCTCCATTTCGGCAGCTCTCGGTGTAGCGGAGGCGATGAGACACCAGGGCGAGGAGGGTAAAGTAGTGGCCGTCATCGGTGACGGGAGCATGACGGCCGGTCTGGCTCTGGAGGGCCTCAACCAGGGCGGGGAACTGGGAAATAAACTGGTGGTGATCCTCAATGACAATGAGATGTCCATAGCCCCCAACGTGGGAGCTATGTCCTCCTACCTGTCCCGTATGCTCACTGGAAATCCTGTGAACAGGGTCAAAAAGGTGACAGAGAACTTTCTGAAGAGCATCCCCAGGGTGGGAGAGCATTTTCTCCACATTGCTCAAAGGGCGGAGGATGCATTCAAGGCCCTCATTTATCCCGGCATGGTATTCGAAGAGCTGGGGTATGAATATATCGGTCCCATAAAGGGGCACAGGCTGGACCGCCTCATCGAGGCGCTGACAAACGCAAGACGGATGGATGGTCCAGTGTTGGTCCATGTGGAAACGGAAAAGGGCAAGGGTTATGAACTGGCGGAAAAAAACCCCATGGCCTTTCACGGAATCGGGCCTTTCGATCTCGAAACAGGTTTGGCCTTCAAGAATGACGGCCCCCCGTCCTACACCAGTGTGTTCTCCAAGGCTCTCGTCCAGGCAGCCGGAAGGGACGACAGGATAATAGCCATTACGGCGGCAATGCCGGAAGGCACGGGCCTTGACCTCTTCGCCAGAGAGTTTCCCGACCGGTTCTACGACGTAGGTATCGCCGAACAGCACGGGGTCACCTTTGCCGCAGGTCTTGCCACGAGGGGTTTCAGGCCTGTAGTGGCTATCTACAGCACCTTCCTCCAGAGAGCCTACGATCAGATCGTTCACGACGTCTGTCTCCAGGATCTGCCTGTTATTTTTGCCATGGACCGGGGCGGATTGGTGGGAGAGGACGGACCGACTCACCACGGAACCTTCGACCTGTCCTATCTGAGGCACATACCCAACCTGACCTTCATGGCTCCGCGAGACGAGGCAGCTCTCGTTCAGGCTCTTGCGACCTCCCTGTCCCTGGACGGACCATCAGCGTTCCGCTACCCGCGGGGAACAGGCGAAGGGGTGACTATTCCCGAGCCTGCACCGTGGGAGGTCGGTACGGGGGAACTTCTCCGTGAAGGAGCCGATGTCCTTCTGGTGGGTGTGGGGTCAACGGTTCATCCATGCATGGCGGCTGCAGAGGCTCTGGAGGCCGAAAGAATATCGGTTGCGGTCATCGATGCCAGGTTCATCAAACCCCTGGATTCCGATCTGATATTCCAGTGGGCCAGAGAATGCCGTGTAACACTGACTGTAGAGGAGAATGTGCTCCAGGGCGGTTTCGGGTCTGCTGTTATTGAAGCGGCATCTGACAATGGTGAAACTTTCACTATCCACCGCCTTGGTTTGCCGGATTCTTTCCTGGAGCAGGCCACTCTCAAGGAGTTGAGATCGGAGCTTAAGATCGATGCCGACGGGATCGGCGCAACTGTGAAGGAAGTTCTTTCCGGTGGCGAAATCCAAAAGAGCTGA